A single genomic interval of Musa acuminata AAA Group cultivar baxijiao chromosome BXJ3-4, Cavendish_Baxijiao_AAA, whole genome shotgun sequence harbors:
- the LOC103983030 gene encoding pentatricopeptide repeat-containing protein At3g09040, mitochondrial gives MHPTTRALKRSLTPEAKAKATPYASASSLFSTRTIPNFEQNATYRPILADPQIYTNLLTSLSKQAVLFGSHHPFDETPLRDRFSKSCKTLHARVLKLELRLSGAVGNALVDAYSKCGHVCYSRRVFDRLEARDAAAWNSVLSAHSRHGLPDEVLHSFRSMRLADAQPDQFGFAIALSACARLTGLVFGQQVHCDVVRTGFESSSFCEGSLIDMYSKCDCVADARKVFDGINNPDIVSWTNMIAGYARIGMCYEAVELFAKMEKMGGVPDQVALVTTITALLSLGRLNDAQALFWQMPLPNTVAWNVMISGHAQHGHEVEALSFFKEMRGRDVEPTRSTIGSVLSAAANLMALTEGQQVHSEAIRFGLDSNVFVGSSLVNLYAKCIQIEDARKVFDFLDAKNIVMWNAMLGGYIQNGYAEEVMLLFSEMKMLDFEPDEFTFVSVFGACASLENLNLGRQFHSFTVKNKFVASLFVGNAILDMYAKCGELSDARRQFECIPNRDIVSWNAIIVGLVHNEEESDAFSLFHRMLMDEVQPDEISFASVISACSNLQAFEKGKQIHCCSIKSSFSSNLYVASSLVDFYSKHGEIEAAKRVYRQMHERSVVSTNALIAGLVQNNNEEEALEMFRKMQVENLEPSEFTFSSILPACSQPSRLIMGKQVHGHLLRSGLLYDSSYLGTSLLDMYLNSREIEDGKKLFWEMPERKSMVLWTAIISGHAQIGYSDDALLLFHDMRSYNVKSDESTLASVLKACADLAALRDGKMVHSLIIRTGFGSYEHTTSGLIDMYSKCGKVGASLQVFQELGNKEDIISWNSMIVSFAKNGYAEEALELFQQMEQLQIKPDDITFLGILMACSHAGLVSKGHSIFGSMTTKYGITPRVDHYACMIDLLGRSGYLNEAEELIDELPFEPDGVIWATLLAACRMHGDETRAKRAADKLIELDPLNSSPYILLSNIYSASGDWSRAKMMRKAMRERGVRKLPGFSWITVGKETVSFVAGDKLHPDAIEICGTLKHLTAEMKEDYYVDSLSLGEVFG, from the coding sequence ATGCATCCCACAACACGCGCTCTGAAACGCTCATTAACGCCGGAAGCCAAAGCCAAAGCCACACCCTACGCCTCAGCTTCCTCCCTCTTCTCAACTCGCACTATTCCAAACTTTGAGCAAAACGCCACTTATCGCCCGATACTTGCCGACCCTCAAATCTACACCAATCTCCTCACATCGCTCTCCAAACAAGCGGTTCTCTTTGGTTCCCATCACCCGTTCGACGAAACCCCCCTTAGAGATCGATTCTCAAAGAGCTGCAAGACCTTGCACGCGCGGGTCCTCAAGCTCGAACTCCGGCTGTCCGGAGCCGTCGGTAACGCCCTCGTAGATGCCTACTCCAAGTGCGGCCACGTTTGCTACTCCCGAAGGGTCTTCGACCGCCTCGAGGCGCGGGACGCGGCCGCATGGAACTCGGTCCTCTCTGCCCACTCGCGCCATGGGCTGCCGGACGAGGTTTTGCACTCGTTCCGTTCGATGCGACTCGCCGACGCGCAGCCGGACCAGTTTGGCTTTGCAATCGCGCTCTCGGCTTGCGCCCGGTTAACGGGTCTTGTTTTCGGCCAACAGGTGCACTGTGATGTTGTGAGGACGGGGTTTGAGTCCAGTTCTTTCTGCGAGGGGTCTTTGATTGATATGTACTCGAAATGCGACTGCGTTGCTGATGCACGCAAAGTTTTCGATGGAATCAATAACCCTGACATCGTTTCCTGGACTAATATGATTGCCGGCTATGCTCGGATTGGTATGTGCTATGAAGCGGTGGAACTGTTTGCGAAAATGGAGAAGATGGGGGGTGTACCTGACCAGGTTGCACTTGTGACCACTATAACTGCACTTTTGAGTTTGGGAAGGCTCAACGATGCACAAGCCTTATTCTGGCAGATGCCTTTGCCAAACACTGTAGCTTGGAATGTGATGATCTCAGGTCATGCTCAACATGGGCATGAGGTTGAAGCTCTTAGTTTTTTCAAAGAAATGAGAGGAAGGGATGTTGAGCCCACTCGCTCGACGATAGGAAgtgtgttgagtgctgctgccaaCCTCATGGCCCTAACTGAAGGCCAGCAAGTGCATTCTGAGGCAATTAGGTTTGGTCTGGATTCAAATGTTTTCGTCGGGAGTTCTTTGGTGAACCTATATGCTAAATGTATTCAAATAGAAGATGCAAGGAAAGTGTTTGATTTCTTGGATGCAAAGAACATCGTTATGTGGAATGCAATGCTCGGTGGATACATACAGAATGGGTATGCAGAAGAAGTCATGCTCTTGTTTTCTGAGATGAAAATGCTTGATTTTGAACCTGATGAGTTCACTTTTGTTAGTGTTTTTGGTGCCTGTGCTAGCTTGGAGAATCTTAACTTGGGTAGGCAGTTCCATTCTTTTACAGTCAAGAATAAGTTTGTGGCCAGTTTGTTTGTAGGGAATGCAATTTTAGATATGTATGCTAAATGTGGAGAGCTCAGTGATGCAAGAAGGCAATTTGAATGTATACCTAACAGAGACATTGTTTCATGGAATGCAATCATAGTTGGGCTTGTGCATAATGAAGAAGAGAGTGATGCGTTCAGTCTGTTTCATAGGATGTTGATGGATGAGGTGCAGCCTGATGAGATATCCTTTGCTAGTGTTATAAGTGCTTGCTCTAATCTACAAgcttttgagaaaggaaagcagatTCATTGTTGTTCTATCAAATCTAGTTTCAGTTCGAATCTTTACGTGGCAAGCTCGCTTGTTGACTTCTATTCAAAACATGGAGAAATTGAAGCTGCCAAGAGAGTCTACAGACAGATGCATGAAAGGAGTGTAGTCTCAACAAATGCGCTGATTGCTGGTCTTGTTCAAAACAACAACGAGGAGGAAGCATTAGAGATGTTTAGGAAAATGCAGGTTGAAAACTTGGAGCCTTCTGAGTTCACATTTTCAAGTATCCTTCCTGCTTGTTCTCAGCCTTCAAGATTAATCATGGGGAAACAAGTGCATGGCCATTTACTCAGGTCTGGCCTTCTATATGATAGTTCATATTTAGGAACCTCACTTTTAGACATGTATCTGAACTCCAGAGAAATTGAAGATGGCAAAAAGCTCTTCTGGGAGATGCCTGAAAGAAAGAGCATGGTATTATGGACAGCAATCATTTCTGGACATGCACAAATTGGTTACAGTGATGATGCGTTGCTTCTCTTTCACGATATGCGTAGTTACAATGTCAAGTCAGATGAATCCACCTTGGCCAGTGTTTTGAAAGCTTGTGCTGACTTGGCTGCTTTAAGAGATGGTAAAATGGTCCACAGCCTCATCATCCGAACTGGCTTTGGTTCCTATGAACACACAACTAGTGGTCTTATAGACATGTATTCCAAATGCGGCAAAGTGGGAGCTTCTCTTCAAGTGTTCCAGGAGTTAGGGAACAAAGAAGACATCATCTCATGGAATTCTATGATAGTCAGTTTTGCAAAAAATGGGTATGCTGAAGAAGCTCTTGAGCTCTTTCAGCAAATGGAGCAATTACAAATAAAGCCTGATGACATCACATTTCTTGGCATCCTTATGGCATGTAGTCATGCAGGCCTGGTCTCCAAAGGCCATAGTATCTTTGGTTCAATGACTACAAAGTATGGAATTACTCCAAGAGTTGATCACTATGCTTGCATGATTGATCTCCTTGGCCGCAGTGGTTATCTTAACGAGGCTGAGGAACTCATCGATGAACTACCATTTGAACCCGATGGTGTGATCTGGGCTACACTGCTTGCAGCCTGCAGAATGCATGGTGATGAAACAAGGGCGAAGCGAGCAGCAGATAAACTCATTGAATTGGATCCGCTAAACTCTTCTCCTTATATATTACTCTCTAATATATATTCTGCATCTGGTGATTGGAGCAGGGCTAAGATGATGAGAAAAGCAATGCGGGAAAGAGGAGTGAGGAAGTTACCTGGATTTAGTTGGATTACTGTTGGAAAAGAAACTGTCTCATTTGTTGCAGGAGACAAATTGCATCCAGATGCTATCGAAATCTGTGGCACTCTGAAGCATTTGACTGCAGAAATGAAAGAAGATTATTATGTTGATTCACTTTCTCTTGGTGAAGTTTTTGGATAA